A stretch of the Medicago truncatula cultivar Jemalong A17 chromosome 5, MtrunA17r5.0-ANR, whole genome shotgun sequence genome encodes the following:
- the LOC11443464 gene encoding uncharacterized protein has product MGVAAVPLLPSSIFFTSNKSKLRIKANYGIKFITNSDWFQVGRPIGNYGFMNVTTSSTDQYSLGGGLKTQDVQEGSVKIRLYEGRVSQGPLKQTPVLFKVYPGTRAGGVVADMMAANELNSHMFLQSSSKGISQHLMLLLGGFETTTGEQWLAFRDYGKSTAADYAKVASEKVSKLSSWNSFERGQSMKRRRRFIIKLLQGALRGLAYMHDHDRLHQSLGPFSVSLNTISESEAPYLIPRLRDLAFSVSVRYSELEDSGPLTEGLWARASAASAFTYLEKRAFGIADDIYEAGLLFAYLAFVPFCEAGVMDGLSLQRLLENTFRLDLEATREYCIADDKLVNAIEFLDLGDGAGWELLQAMLNADFRKRPTAEAVLSHRFMTGEVL; this is encoded by the exons ATGGGTGTTGCTGCTGTTCCTCTTCTTCCCTCCTCAATCTTCTTCACTTCCAACAAATCCAAGCTGAGGATTAAAGCTAATTATGGCATCAAGTTTATCACAAACTCCGATTGGTTCCAAGTGGGTCGACCCATTGGCAACTATGGTTTCATGAACGTCACTACTTCCAGTACCGATCAATATTCACTTGGTGGTGGATTGAAAACTCAAGATGTTCAAGAAGGCAGCGTCAAAATCAG GCTTTATGAAGGCAGAGTTTCCCAGGGTCCACTTAAACAAACTCCTGTTCTTTTTAAg GTTTATCCTGGAACACGAGCTGGTGGGGTTGTAGCAGATATGATGGCTGCAAACGAGTTGAATTCCCACATGTTCCTTCAA AGCAGTTCTAAAGGTATTAGTCAGCATCTTATGTTACTTTTAGGTGGGTTTGAAACAACTACTGGAGAGCAG TGGCTTGCTTTTCGTGATTACGGGAAATCTACCGCAGCAGACTATGCAAAAGTTGCGAGTGAGAAGGTATCAAAACTGTCTTCATGGAATAGCTTTGAACGAGGCCAGTCAATGAAAAGAAGACGACGTTTCATTATAAAGCTGCTTCAGGGTGCTTTGAGAGGTTTGGCTTACATGCACGATCATGATAGATTACACCAGAGTCTTGGACCATTTTCTGTATCTCTCAA CACAATATCTGAAAGTGAAGCTCCTTATTTGATTCCAAGACTTAGGGACTTGGCCTTTTCTGTTAGTGTCAG GTACTCGGAACTAGAAGATTCGGGACCACTTACAGAAGGTCTTTGGGCACGAGCATCAGCAGCTAGTGCATTCACTTATCTAGAGAAACGAGCTTTTGGAATAGCTGATGACAT ATATGAGGCAGGCCTTCTTTTTGCATACTTGGCTTTTGTTCCATTTTGTGAAGCTGGTGTAATGGATGGCCTTTCCTTGCAA AGACTTTTAGAGAACACTTTCCGACTTGATCTTGAAGCAACACGAGA GTACTGTATAGCAGATGACAAGTTAGTTAATGCCATCGAATTCTTGGATCTAGGCGATGGTGCTGGTTGGGAGTTGCTTCAG GCAATGCTTAATGCTGACTTTCGAAAGAGACCAACTGCGGAGGCTGTTCTCAGTCACCGGTTTATGACCGGGGAAGTCCTTTGA
- the LOC11439598 gene encoding 5'-nucleotidase SurE isoform X1: MEEGNNKRGRILITNDDGIDAPGLRGLVSSLVNTNLFNIFVCAPDSEKSAVSHSITWLHPISAKQVHIHGTIASFSVSGTPADCTSLGISKSLFPSVPHLVVSGINRGSNCGYHIVYSGTVAGAREAFFNNIPSISISYDWVEGKSNPQDFALAAQVCIPIINAVLVAIKKQSYPGRCFLNIDVPTNVANHKGYKLTRQGKSIFKMGWRKVTSETEGRRMLSDMTNTNTDMPKKIGTSSASPEHLLFARERRVKIVRGALPDYDDDTDHKSLKAGYITVTSLAGLSHADVDCQTYFEDWLQSIPKHLLSAAL, from the exons ATGGAAGAGGGTAATAATAAGAGAGGAAGAATTCTAATAACAAACGACGACGGAATCGACGCTCCTGGCTTAAGAGGTTTGGTATCATCATTAGTGAATACGaatcttttcaatatatttGTATGTGCTCCTGATAGTGAGAAATCAGCAGTTAGTCACAGCATCACATGGCTTCATCCTATATCTGCCAAACAAGTTCATATTCATGGAACCATTGCTTCCTTCTCTGTTTCTGGAACTCCCGCTGATTGTACTTCTCTCGGAATTTCCAAATCACTCTTTCCTTCCGTCCCTCATCTt GTAGTGAGCGGCATAAATAGGGGTAGCAACTGCGGCTATCATAT TGTTTACTCAGGCACTGTAGCTGGAGCTCGAGAGGCCTTCTTCAACAATATCCCTTCTATCTCCATTTCATATGACTG GGTTGAAGGAAAGAGTAATCCACAGGACTTTGCACTTGCTGCACAAGTTTGCATTCCAATCATAAACGCAGTACTGGTTGCGATAAAGAAACAAAGCTACCCTGGAAGATGTTTTTTGAATATAGACGTGCCAACCAATGTTGCTAACCATAAG GGTTACAAGCTAACGAGGCAGGGTAAAAGTATCTTTAAGATGGGATGGAGGAAAGTTACCTCTGAGACAGAAGGACGAAGAATGTTGTCTGATATGACCAACACAAATACAGatatgcctaaaaaaattggCACGTCATCTGCATCACCTGAACATCTTTTATTTGCGAGAGAG AGGAGAGTGAAGATT GTAAGAGGTGCCCTAcctgattatgatgatgatacaGATCACAAATCTTTGAAGGCGGGCTAT ATTACTGTAACATCTCTTGCTGGTCTCTCTCACGCGGATGTAGATTGTCAGACCTATTTTGAGGATTGGCTACAAAGTATCCCTAAACACCTCTTGTCAGCAGCTTTATAA
- the LOC11439598 gene encoding 5'-nucleotidase SurE isoform X2: MEEGNNKRGRILITNDDGIDAPGLRGLVSSLVNTNLFNIFVCAPDSEKSAVSHSITWLHPISAKQVHIHGTIASFSVSGTPADCTSLGISKSLFPSVPHLVVSGINRGSNCGYHIVYSGTVAGAREAFFNNIPSISISYDWVEGKSNPQDFALAAQVCIPIINAVLVAIKKQSYPGRCFLNIDVPTNVANHKGYKLTRQGKSIFKMGWRKVTSETEGRRMLSDMTNTNTDMPKKIGTSSASPEHLLFAREVRGALPDYDDDTDHKSLKAGYITVTSLAGLSHADVDCQTYFEDWLQSIPKHLLSAAL, translated from the exons ATGGAAGAGGGTAATAATAAGAGAGGAAGAATTCTAATAACAAACGACGACGGAATCGACGCTCCTGGCTTAAGAGGTTTGGTATCATCATTAGTGAATACGaatcttttcaatatatttGTATGTGCTCCTGATAGTGAGAAATCAGCAGTTAGTCACAGCATCACATGGCTTCATCCTATATCTGCCAAACAAGTTCATATTCATGGAACCATTGCTTCCTTCTCTGTTTCTGGAACTCCCGCTGATTGTACTTCTCTCGGAATTTCCAAATCACTCTTTCCTTCCGTCCCTCATCTt GTAGTGAGCGGCATAAATAGGGGTAGCAACTGCGGCTATCATAT TGTTTACTCAGGCACTGTAGCTGGAGCTCGAGAGGCCTTCTTCAACAATATCCCTTCTATCTCCATTTCATATGACTG GGTTGAAGGAAAGAGTAATCCACAGGACTTTGCACTTGCTGCACAAGTTTGCATTCCAATCATAAACGCAGTACTGGTTGCGATAAAGAAACAAAGCTACCCTGGAAGATGTTTTTTGAATATAGACGTGCCAACCAATGTTGCTAACCATAAG GGTTACAAGCTAACGAGGCAGGGTAAAAGTATCTTTAAGATGGGATGGAGGAAAGTTACCTCTGAGACAGAAGGACGAAGAATGTTGTCTGATATGACCAACACAAATACAGatatgcctaaaaaaattggCACGTCATCTGCATCACCTGAACATCTTTTATTTGCGAGAGAG GTAAGAGGTGCCCTAcctgattatgatgatgatacaGATCACAAATCTTTGAAGGCGGGCTAT ATTACTGTAACATCTCTTGCTGGTCTCTCTCACGCGGATGTAGATTGTCAGACCTATTTTGAGGATTGGCTACAAAGTATCCCTAAACACCTCTTGTCAGCAGCTTTATAA
- the LOC11439598 gene encoding 5'-nucleotidase SurE isoform X3 — MEEGNNKRGRILITNDDGIDAPGLRGLVSSLVNTNLFNIFVCAPDSEKSAVSHSITWLHPISAKQVHIHGTIASFSVSGTPADCTSLGISKSLFPSVPHLVVSGINRGSNCGYHIVYSGTVAGAREAFFNNIPSISISYDWVEGKSNPQDFALAAQVCIPIINAVLVAIKKQSYPGRCFLNIDVPTNVANHKGYKLTRQGKSIFKMGWRKVTSETEGRRMLSDMTNTNTDMPKKIGTSSASPEHLLFAREFYTA; from the exons ATGGAAGAGGGTAATAATAAGAGAGGAAGAATTCTAATAACAAACGACGACGGAATCGACGCTCCTGGCTTAAGAGGTTTGGTATCATCATTAGTGAATACGaatcttttcaatatatttGTATGTGCTCCTGATAGTGAGAAATCAGCAGTTAGTCACAGCATCACATGGCTTCATCCTATATCTGCCAAACAAGTTCATATTCATGGAACCATTGCTTCCTTCTCTGTTTCTGGAACTCCCGCTGATTGTACTTCTCTCGGAATTTCCAAATCACTCTTTCCTTCCGTCCCTCATCTt GTAGTGAGCGGCATAAATAGGGGTAGCAACTGCGGCTATCATAT TGTTTACTCAGGCACTGTAGCTGGAGCTCGAGAGGCCTTCTTCAACAATATCCCTTCTATCTCCATTTCATATGACTG GGTTGAAGGAAAGAGTAATCCACAGGACTTTGCACTTGCTGCACAAGTTTGCATTCCAATCATAAACGCAGTACTGGTTGCGATAAAGAAACAAAGCTACCCTGGAAGATGTTTTTTGAATATAGACGTGCCAACCAATGTTGCTAACCATAAG GGTTACAAGCTAACGAGGCAGGGTAAAAGTATCTTTAAGATGGGATGGAGGAAAGTTACCTCTGAGACAGAAGGACGAAGAATGTTGTCTGATATGACCAACACAAATACAGatatgcctaaaaaaattggCACGTCATCTGCATCACCTGAACATCTTTTATTTGCGAGAGAG TTCTACACAGCTTAA
- the LOC11438663 gene encoding uncharacterized protein isoform X3, whose translation MISLQSLFHMTGVKGKSNPHDFALAAQACIPIISTVLVDIKNQSYPGKCFLNIDVPNDVANHKGYKLTRQGKSIFKIGWKQVTSQTEGPIMSSDMTNTDIHTPKNYGTSSASPEHLLFAREILSTSSSLLTPQCKPSLHYYLGAIKTFQQFVIS comes from the exons ATGATATCCCTTCAATCTCTATTTCATATGACGGG GGTTAAAGGAAAGAGTAATCCACACGATTTTGCTCTTGCTGCACAAGCGTGTATTCCAATCATAAGCACCGTACTGGTTGATATAAAGAATCAAAGCTACCCTGGAAAATGTTTTTTGAATATAGACGTGCCAAACGATGTTGCTAACCATAAG GGTTACAAGCTAACAAGGCAGGGTAAAAGTATCTTTAAGATTGGATGGAAGCAAGTCACCTCTCAGACAGAAGGACCAATAATGTCATCTGATATGACCAATACTGATATTCATACACCTAAAAATTATGGCACATCATCTGCATCACCTGAACATCTTTTATTTGCGAGGGAG ATCCTAAGCACTAGCAGCAGTCTGCTTACTCCGCAATGCAAGCCATCACTCCATTATTATCTTGGGGCAATCAAGACATTTCAACAGTTTGTTATATCATGA
- the LOC11438663 gene encoding uncharacterized protein isoform X1, with product MISLQSLFHMTGVKGKSNPHDFALAAQACIPIISTVLVDIKNQSYPGKCFLNIDVPNDVANHKGYKLTRQGKSIFKIGWKQVTSQTEGPIMSSDMTNTDIHTPKNYGTSSASPEHLLFAREVKGSVLDHDDTNYTSLKAGYITVTPLAGLSRVDVDCQAYFEEWLQSVSKPLSLEAL from the exons ATGATATCCCTTCAATCTCTATTTCATATGACGGG GGTTAAAGGAAAGAGTAATCCACACGATTTTGCTCTTGCTGCACAAGCGTGTATTCCAATCATAAGCACCGTACTGGTTGATATAAAGAATCAAAGCTACCCTGGAAAATGTTTTTTGAATATAGACGTGCCAAACGATGTTGCTAACCATAAG GGTTACAAGCTAACAAGGCAGGGTAAAAGTATCTTTAAGATTGGATGGAAGCAAGTCACCTCTCAGACAGAAGGACCAATAATGTCATCTGATATGACCAATACTGATATTCATACACCTAAAAATTATGGCACATCATCTGCATCACCTGAACATCTTTTATTTGCGAGGGAG GTAAAAGGTTCCGTACTTGATCACGATGATACAAATTACACATCCTTGAAGGCGGGCTAT attACTGTTACTCCTCTTGCTGGTCTCTCCCGTGTGGATGTAGATTGCCAGGCCTATTTTGAGGAATGGCTACAAAGTGTCTCCAAACCCCTCTCGTTGGAAGCTTTATAG
- the LOC11438663 gene encoding uncharacterized protein isoform X2, whose amino-acid sequence MISLQSLFHMTGVKGKSNPHDFALAAQACIPIISTVLVDIKNQSYPGKCFLNIDVPNDVANHKGYKLTRQGKSIFKIGWKQVTSQTEGPIMSSDMTNTDIHTPKNYGTSSASPEHLLFAREITVTPLAGLSRVDVDCQAYFEEWLQSVSKPLSLEAL is encoded by the exons ATGATATCCCTTCAATCTCTATTTCATATGACGGG GGTTAAAGGAAAGAGTAATCCACACGATTTTGCTCTTGCTGCACAAGCGTGTATTCCAATCATAAGCACCGTACTGGTTGATATAAAGAATCAAAGCTACCCTGGAAAATGTTTTTTGAATATAGACGTGCCAAACGATGTTGCTAACCATAAG GGTTACAAGCTAACAAGGCAGGGTAAAAGTATCTTTAAGATTGGATGGAAGCAAGTCACCTCTCAGACAGAAGGACCAATAATGTCATCTGATATGACCAATACTGATATTCATACACCTAAAAATTATGGCACATCATCTGCATCACCTGAACATCTTTTATTTGCGAGGGAG attACTGTTACTCCTCTTGCTGGTCTCTCCCGTGTGGATGTAGATTGCCAGGCCTATTTTGAGGAATGGCTACAAAGTGTCTCCAAACCCCTCTCGTTGGAAGCTTTATAG
- the LOC11438663 gene encoding 5'-nucleotidase SurE isoform X4 gives MTWLHPVAVKQVDIHGTVASFAVSGTPADCTSLGISRALFPTTPNLVVSGINKGSNCGYHIVYSGTVAGAREAFFNDIPSISISYDGG, from the exons ATGACATGGCTTCACCCAGTTGCTGTCAAACAAGTTGACATTCATGGAACCGTTGCTTCCTTCGCGGTTTCTG GTACTCCAGCTGATTGCACTTCTCTCGGAATTTCCAGAGCACTATTTCCTACAACACCTAATCTGGTAGTCAGTGGCATAAACAAGGGTAGCAACTGCGGCTATCACAT TGTTTACTCAGGCACTGTAGCTGGAGCTCGAGAGGCCTTCTTCAATGATATCCCTTCAATCTCTATTTCATATGACGGG GGTTAA
- the LOC11441089 gene encoding uncharacterized protein, whose protein sequence is MMLSMFARKCTSVYNQRIVFKLSAFNLCFKSLTTVPDKDGGAAVSSLAEQPSDYYPSSSLHLSPFFSNSNHPSSGFDIELVDRDAWGVSSVVAQAWRGGDLATAGASSSCDQCVIDEPLDACSSDLEDELDFEEIDNLRVRGNLFYKLERSSMEFEEYNIEFHKKKSSKKKNDKTEVTNKAKAKDKTTPKATSKDQKLPKVDEFGRNSKSVIPRMDEINDSSPVNKKQRVPTFNQLTGPYHEPFCLDIYISKASVRACIVHRVTSKVVVVAHSISKDLKFDLTSTKNKTTCAAVGKILAQRALADDIHDIIYTPRKGERVEGKLQIVLNSIIDSGINVKLKIKQRQKKKSFSSHFT, encoded by the coding sequence ATGATGTTGTCCATGTTTGCAAGAAAATGCACTTCTGTATACAATCAACGTATCGTCTTCAAGCTGAGTGCATTTAATCTATGCTTCAAGTCCCTTACCACTGTTCCCGACAAGGATGGTGGTGCTGCAGTGAGCTCTCTAGCCGAGCAACCTTCTGATTATTATCCTAGTAGTAGCCTTCATCTTTCACCGTTTTTCTCGAACTCCAATCACCCCTCAAGTGGATTTGACATCGAGCTTGTGGACCGTGATGCTTGGGGGGTCTCGTCTGTGGTGGCACAAGCTTGGCGAGGAGGGGATTTGGCTACAGCAGGAGCTAGTAGTTCTTGTGATCAGTGTGTCATCGATGAACCCCTTGATGCTTGTTCCTCCGATCTTGaggatgaacttgattttgAAGAGATAGACAATCTGAGAGTTCGTGGTAATCTGTTCTATAAGCTTGAACGCAGTTCCATGGAGTTTGAAGAGTATAATATAGAATTTCATAAGAAGAAATcttccaagaaaaaaaatgacaagaCTGAGGTAACCAACAAGGCTAAAGCTAAAGATAAAACAACACCAAAAGCGACTTCCAAGGATCAGAAGCTTCCCAAAGTTGATGAATTTGGAAGAAATAGTAAAAGTGTTATACCCCGGATGGACGAAATCAATGATTCGTCTCCTGTGAACAAGAAACAGAGGGTTCCCACTTTTAACCAGCTTACCGGGCCTTATCATGAACCATTTTGCTTGGACATTTATATATCGAAAGCCTCAGTTCGTGCCTGCATTGTTCATAGGGTAACTAGCAAGGTGGTTGTTGTGGCACATTCCATTTCCAAGGATCTCAAGTTTGACCTGACTTCTACCAAGAATAAAACCACATGTGCTGCTGTGGGGAAAATTCTGGCTCAGAGAGCATTGGCTGATGATattcatgatattatttatactCCAAGGAAAGGAGAAAGGGTGGAGGGGAAGCTTCAGATTGTTCTTAATTCCATCATTGATAGTGGCATTAATGTGAAGTTGAAGATTAAACAACGACAAAAGAAGAAGTCTTTCAGCTCACATTTTACCTAG
- the LOC11441450 gene encoding ferredoxin C 1, chloroplastic: MATLQFTPLTLFRQKHPTTKLPYPSQLNTRPRLGSGSHPSSPSLTFTVRSSYKVVIEHEGKTTQLEVEPDETILSKALDSGLDVPHDCKLGVCMTCPARLISGTVDQSDGMLSDDVVERGYALLCASYPRSDCHIRVIPEDELLSMQLATAND; the protein is encoded by the coding sequence ATGGCAACCCTTCAATTTACACCCTTAACTCTCTTCAGACAGAAGCACCCCACAACTAAGCTCCCCTATCCTTCTCAGCTCAACACAAGACCACGCCTTGGTTCAGGTTCACACccatcatcaccatcactcACTTTCACTGTAAGATCTTCTTATAAAGTAGTGATTGAACATGAGGGCAAGACTACACAGCTTGAAGTTGAACCTGATGAAACCATATTATCAAAGGCATTGGATTCTGGTTTGGATGTGCCTCATGACTGCAAGCTTGGAGTTTGCATGACTTGTCCTGCTCGTCTTATCAGCGGCACAGTTGATCAGAGTGATGGTATGCTCAGTGATGATGTTGTGGAGCGTGGTTATGCACTCTTGTGTGCCTCTTATCCTCGTTCTGATTGTCATATTAGGGTTATCCCAGAGGATGAGCTGCTTTCGATGCAGCTAGCCACAGCCAATGACTAA